The following coding sequences lie in one Nonomuraea muscovyensis genomic window:
- a CDS encoding thiamine pyrophosphate-dependent dehydrogenase E1 component subunit alpha gives MLRIRFFEEEVSRLRAEGSIVGSVHLCNGQEAIYAGASAALDLSRDAVFPTYRGHGWTLACGVPPYALFAELLGRQTGVNGGRGGSAYLTAPEYGMYGENSIVGAGAPIAAGAALAATFDGSGRIALAAFGDGALNQGAVHEAMNFAAVRDLPVIFLVENNHYSELTPIASMVRGDRLFKRASAYGMPGGQVDGNDPTAVRDAVARAVERARRGQGPALIEAVTQRIVGHYIGDAQHYRPPGELETALADEPISRLLATLRETIPYAELDALTERVRDEIADASALARADPPADPSTVLEHLYA, from the coding sequence ATGCTGCGTATCAGATTCTTCGAGGAAGAGGTCAGCCGCCTACGCGCCGAAGGCTCGATCGTCGGCTCGGTCCACCTGTGCAACGGTCAGGAGGCCATCTACGCCGGGGCGAGCGCCGCTCTCGATCTGAGCAGGGACGCTGTGTTCCCCACCTACAGAGGGCACGGCTGGACGCTGGCCTGCGGGGTTCCGCCGTACGCACTGTTCGCCGAGTTGCTGGGCAGGCAGACGGGCGTCAATGGCGGCAGAGGCGGGTCGGCGTACCTGACCGCTCCCGAGTACGGCATGTACGGCGAGAACTCGATCGTCGGAGCGGGCGCGCCCATCGCGGCCGGCGCCGCGCTCGCCGCCACGTTCGACGGGTCCGGGCGGATCGCGCTGGCCGCGTTCGGCGACGGCGCCTTGAATCAGGGCGCGGTGCACGAGGCGATGAACTTCGCCGCCGTACGCGACCTTCCGGTGATCTTCCTGGTGGAGAACAACCACTACTCCGAGCTGACGCCGATCGCGTCGATGGTGCGTGGCGACAGGCTCTTCAAGCGTGCGTCGGCGTACGGGATGCCGGGTGGGCAGGTCGACGGCAACGATCCCACGGCGGTGCGCGACGCGGTCGCCCGGGCGGTGGAACGAGCACGGAGGGGTCAGGGACCGGCCCTGATCGAGGCCGTGACCCAGCGCATCGTGGGCCACTACATCGGTGATGCGCAGCACTACAGGCCTCCCGGTGAGCTGGAGACCGCTCTGGCCGACGAGCCGATCAGCCGCCTGCTCGCCACGCTGCGCGAGACGATTCCGTACGCGGAGCTCGACGCCCTGACGGAACGCGTGCGGGACGAGATCGCCGACGCGTCGGCACTGGCCAGGGCGGACCCGCCGGCCGACCCCTCCACCGTTCTGGAGCACCTGTATGCCTGA
- a CDS encoding haloacid dehalogenase type II, whose translation MTGLAKPRSHVVIFDVNETLTDMEPLRARFEEVGLPGHLVATWFAGVLRDGFAITAAGGYAEFSAVAADVLRGLLDGGRTDADEAINHVLRAFTELRVHPDVPDGMRMLHAGGIRLFTMTNGAAAMTERVLAREGLLDLVEARLDVSGPRVWKPGRAAYDYVVERAGVGADRAALVAVHPWDIDGAQRAGLVGAWLDRRGVPYPSVMTAPRVSAPDLRALASWWLDE comes from the coding sequence ATGACCGGCCTTGCGAAGCCGCGATCCCACGTAGTGATCTTCGATGTGAACGAGACGCTCACCGACATGGAGCCGCTGCGGGCCCGCTTCGAAGAAGTCGGACTTCCGGGGCACCTGGTGGCCACCTGGTTCGCCGGCGTGCTGCGCGACGGGTTCGCGATCACCGCCGCCGGCGGCTACGCCGAGTTCTCCGCGGTCGCCGCCGATGTGCTCCGGGGATTGCTCGATGGCGGGAGAACGGACGCTGACGAGGCGATCAACCATGTGCTGCGCGCCTTCACCGAACTGCGCGTGCACCCTGACGTTCCCGACGGGATGCGCATGCTGCACGCGGGCGGCATTCGCCTGTTCACCATGACCAACGGCGCCGCGGCGATGACCGAGCGGGTCCTCGCTCGCGAAGGGCTGCTCGATCTGGTGGAGGCGAGGCTGGATGTGAGCGGTCCTCGCGTCTGGAAGCCGGGCCGCGCCGCCTACGACTACGTGGTCGAGCGCGCGGGAGTGGGGGCGGATCGGGCGGCCCTGGTCGCGGTGCACCCGTGGGACATCGACGGCGCCCAGCGGGCCGGTCTGGTCGGGGCGTGGCTGGACCGGCGCGGCGTGCCGTACCCGAGCGTGATGACAGCTCCGCGTGTGTCGGCCCCCGACCTCAGGGCGCTGGCCTCCTGGTGGCTGGACGAATAG
- a CDS encoding IclR family transcriptional regulator, giving the protein MNDVNDERETDRGTLLHTLDRGLQVLEAIAASEGEATAKVLSRQLGIKIGTCYHLLRTLVAAGYVVRLTGGVYDVGPRAASLSRHLQRRSGPSPELSVILTRLHNKTQETVYLSGWQHGTPTLQHYLTGEHALRVGALDVGYVGNMHARASCKAILAYLPEEQVAVMLKGVPLEALTPNTITDFDEFTVELARVRSRGYALDLEEFSPGVVCLSAAFFDGSGLPVGSFTASVPVTRFTERQARLAAQVREAGSMATTLLRTGRIVIPSAG; this is encoded by the coding sequence GTGAACGACGTGAACGATGAGCGGGAGACCGACCGCGGAACCCTTCTGCACACCCTGGACCGTGGCCTGCAGGTCTTGGAGGCCATTGCCGCGTCGGAGGGCGAAGCCACGGCCAAGGTGTTGAGCAGGCAGCTCGGAATCAAGATCGGAACCTGCTACCACCTGCTGCGTACCCTGGTCGCCGCCGGGTACGTCGTACGGCTGACCGGCGGTGTCTACGACGTGGGACCTCGCGCGGCGTCGCTGAGCCGGCACCTGCAACGCCGCTCCGGCCCCTCCCCGGAGCTGTCCGTCATCCTGACCCGGCTGCACAACAAGACCCAGGAGACCGTCTACCTGTCGGGTTGGCAGCACGGCACGCCTACGCTGCAGCACTATCTGACGGGAGAGCACGCTCTCAGAGTTGGCGCGCTGGACGTCGGTTATGTCGGGAACATGCACGCTCGCGCCTCGTGCAAGGCAATCCTGGCCTACCTGCCGGAGGAGCAGGTGGCGGTAATGCTCAAAGGCGTGCCGCTGGAGGCGCTGACACCGAACACCATCACCGACTTCGACGAGTTCACGGTGGAACTGGCCAGGGTCCGCAGCCGCGGTTACGCGCTCGACCTTGAGGAATTCAGCCCCGGTGTGGTCTGCCTGTCGGCGGCGTTCTTCGACGGAAGCGGCCTCCCCGTGGGCTCCTTCACCGCATCGGTCCCCGTCACCCGGTTCACCGAACGCCAGGCCAGGCTCGCCGCCCAGGTGCGGGAGGCCGGGTCCATGGCCACCACCCTGCTGCGTACCGGCCGCATCGTCATCCCGTCCGCCGGCTGA
- a CDS encoding alpha-ketoacid dehydrogenase subunit beta yields the protein MPEIKNLSYAEAVNAALVRALDERAEVLLFGEDVALPGGVFGVTKGLRERFGERVFDTPISESAIIGGAVGAAMFGRRPIVEIMWADFFLVALDQVVNQAANVRYVSRGAVTAPITIRTQQGSAPGACAQHSQSLEAMFAHVPGLRVAMPATHQDAYDLLLAGVWCDDPVIVIENRTLYHTGRSPVGVNGAIQPAEGAAIRRSGTDVTLLTWGAMLHRALEAAELAAGRGIDAEVIDARWIRPLDLGAVLASVERTGRLVVAHEAHTTGGVGGEVLAAVAEAGVHLRSAPLRVGAPPVRIPAAPALAQAVIPNASAIADALVRSAAG from the coding sequence ATGCCTGAGATCAAGAACCTGTCGTACGCCGAGGCCGTGAACGCGGCGCTCGTCCGCGCCCTCGACGAGCGTGCGGAGGTCCTGCTGTTCGGCGAGGACGTCGCGCTCCCCGGTGGCGTGTTCGGCGTCACCAAGGGGCTGCGCGAGAGGTTCGGCGAGCGGGTCTTCGACACGCCCATCTCCGAGTCGGCCATCATCGGTGGGGCGGTCGGCGCCGCCATGTTCGGAAGGCGCCCCATCGTCGAGATCATGTGGGCCGACTTCTTCCTCGTCGCCTTGGACCAGGTCGTCAACCAGGCGGCCAACGTGCGGTATGTCTCCCGCGGCGCAGTCACCGCACCGATCACCATCCGCACCCAGCAGGGCAGCGCCCCTGGTGCGTGCGCGCAGCACTCCCAGAGCCTGGAGGCCATGTTCGCGCACGTTCCCGGGCTGCGGGTCGCCATGCCGGCCACTCACCAGGACGCGTATGACCTGCTGCTGGCAGGTGTCTGGTGCGACGATCCGGTGATCGTCATCGAGAACCGCACCCTGTATCACACCGGCAGGTCGCCCGTTGGCGTCAACGGCGCAATCCAGCCTGCCGAGGGCGCGGCTATCCGCCGGTCCGGCACCGATGTGACGCTGCTGACCTGGGGTGCGATGCTGCATCGGGCTCTTGAGGCGGCCGAACTCGCGGCGGGCCGGGGAATCGACGCCGAGGTGATCGACGCCCGCTGGATACGCCCGCTCGACCTCGGCGCCGTGCTCGCCAGTGTGGAACGCACCGGACGTCTGGTCGTGGCCCACGAGGCGCACACCACGGGCGGGGTCGGGGGCGAGGTGCTCGCCGCCGTCGCCGAGGCCGGCGTTCATCTGCGCTCTGCCCCTCTTCGCGTGGGTGCGCCCCCGGTACGCATTCCTGCCGCGCCGGCACTGGCGCAGGCCGTCATCCCGAACGCCTCGGCCATCGCCGACGCGCTCGTCCGATCCGCGGCCGGCTGA
- a CDS encoding aminotransferase class V-fold PLP-dependent enzyme — protein MRPEEFRTLFPALRSTVWLDTPGAPPGSQPVVDTLRDALDDWSSGGFGWLEWDGAVAEARTLFARFIGVNPTTVSAVGSLGEAAATVAASIPRGRVVVPAQEFRSNLFPWTAGHEVVAVPPRHGSTRLEDLIDALDENTALLAVSEVTSREGQRLDLSALRTATDRVGARLFVNLTQSLGALSFDLAAVRPDYLAVHGYKWLLCPRGAAWLVTRPDLVGELRPLAPGWKSTGPPYGYFAGPMRLATDASRCDASPAWLSWMGACAALRLMLSLDARIVERHCLALATRLIERAREIGLRPLNDGGLSQIVVLRVEEADTIAARLRHGGIRATALGDRVRFGFHYFNNREDVDAVVRVLSK, from the coding sequence ATGAGACCGGAGGAGTTCCGCACCCTGTTTCCCGCGTTGCGATCTACCGTCTGGCTGGACACCCCGGGTGCGCCGCCTGGATCCCAGCCCGTCGTGGACACCCTGCGAGATGCTCTCGACGACTGGTCCAGCGGTGGCTTCGGCTGGCTCGAATGGGACGGCGCCGTCGCCGAGGCCCGCACGTTGTTCGCCCGCTTCATCGGCGTGAACCCCACCACGGTGTCGGCGGTCGGCTCACTCGGGGAGGCCGCGGCCACTGTCGCCGCGTCGATTCCCCGCGGCCGCGTGGTGGTTCCCGCCCAGGAGTTCCGCAGCAACCTGTTCCCGTGGACCGCCGGACATGAGGTGGTCGCCGTACCGCCCAGACACGGCAGCACCAGGTTGGAGGATCTGATCGACGCGCTGGACGAGAACACCGCGCTGCTCGCGGTGAGCGAGGTCACCAGCCGGGAAGGGCAGCGCCTCGATCTGTCGGCGCTGCGCACCGCGACCGATCGTGTGGGCGCGCGGCTGTTCGTGAACCTCACCCAGTCGCTGGGAGCACTCTCCTTCGACCTGGCCGCCGTACGCCCCGACTACCTCGCGGTCCACGGGTACAAATGGCTGCTGTGCCCGCGCGGCGCGGCCTGGCTCGTCACGAGGCCGGACCTGGTGGGAGAGCTGCGCCCGCTCGCCCCTGGATGGAAATCGACCGGCCCTCCGTACGGCTACTTCGCCGGCCCCATGCGACTGGCCACGGACGCGAGTCGGTGCGACGCCTCTCCCGCCTGGCTGTCATGGATGGGCGCCTGCGCCGCGCTGCGGCTCATGCTCTCCTTGGACGCCCGCATCGTGGAGAGGCACTGCCTGGCACTCGCGACACGGCTCATCGAACGGGCGCGGGAAATCGGGCTGCGGCCTCTGAACGACGGCGGCCTGTCGCAGATCGTCGTCCTGCGGGTGGAAGAGGCCGACACGATCGCCGCACGGCTGCGGCACGGTGGGATCCGGGCCACCGCTCTCGGCGATCGCGTACGTTTCGGCTTCCACTACTTCAACAACCGAGAAGACGTCGACGCCGTGGTGCGGGTGCTCTCAAAGTGA
- a CDS encoding RidA family protein: protein MIHRWSPAGVGAPLAQYSHLASVPDSYTLLFISGQVGAREDGVLAGTDAESQTRQVFANIGTLLAAAGAEPRHLVRLFTMVAGAEHLPGCRAARTEVFRNWFPEGDWPTHSLIVVSALAAPEIVVEVEAVAAVPAAGKPRP, encoded by the coding sequence ATGATTCACCGCTGGAGCCCTGCCGGGGTCGGGGCGCCGCTCGCGCAGTACAGCCACCTGGCGTCCGTCCCGGACTCGTACACGTTGCTCTTCATCTCCGGCCAGGTGGGGGCGCGTGAGGACGGCGTGCTCGCCGGCACCGACGCCGAATCGCAGACGCGGCAAGTGTTCGCCAACATCGGCACCCTGCTCGCGGCCGCCGGGGCGGAGCCGCGCCATCTGGTCAGGCTGTTCACCATGGTGGCCGGCGCGGAGCACCTGCCTGGATGCCGGGCGGCGCGAACAGAGGTGTTCAGGAACTGGTTCCCCGAAGGGGACTGGCCGACGCACTCCCTGATCGTCGTCAGCGCCCTGGCCGCGCCGGAGATCGTGGTCGAGGTCGAGGCGGTCGCCGCGGTCCCTGCCGCAGGAAAGCCGCGGCCATGA
- a CDS encoding ArsB/NhaD family transporter: MSALAWVSVAVFLIAYALIASEKIHRVAAALGGAGLMLLIHATDAGAAFFSEHSGIDWNVIFLLLGMMIIVGVLKQTGVFEYLAIWAAKRARGRPFRLMVLLVVITAVASALLDNVTTVLLIAPVTFLVCERLAVSPVPFLIAEAMASNIGGAATLVGDPPNIIIASRGGLTFNDFLVHMAPMVIVLMVVFVGLCWLMFGRGFHHDHERAAAVMALDEKEAISDRRLLWQSLAVLGLVMVAFVLHPVLHYEPSVVALLGAGMLVAATKVTTEDAIAEVEWPTLVFFAGLFVMVGALVETGVIEQLSQAAVEATAGRLELASMVLLGASAVLSAIVDNIPYVATMSPIVAELVQASGGEQAQVLWWALAFGADLGGNATAVGAAANVVVLGIAARNGTPISFWQFTKYGLMVATVTVVLTAPYLWLRYLV, encoded by the coding sequence GTGAGCGCGCTTGCCTGGGTGAGCGTGGCGGTCTTCCTGATCGCCTACGCCCTGATCGCTTCGGAGAAGATCCATCGGGTCGCGGCCGCGCTCGGCGGCGCCGGGCTCATGCTGCTGATCCACGCCACCGACGCCGGTGCGGCGTTCTTCTCCGAGCACTCCGGGATCGACTGGAACGTCATCTTCCTGCTGCTCGGCATGATGATCATCGTGGGGGTGCTCAAGCAGACCGGCGTTTTCGAGTACCTCGCGATCTGGGCGGCCAAGCGGGCGCGGGGGCGGCCGTTCCGGCTCATGGTGCTGCTGGTGGTCATCACGGCGGTCGCCTCCGCGCTGCTCGACAACGTCACCACGGTGCTGCTGATCGCGCCGGTGACGTTCCTGGTGTGCGAGCGGCTGGCGGTCTCGCCGGTGCCGTTCCTCATCGCCGAGGCGATGGCATCGAACATCGGTGGTGCCGCCACGCTGGTGGGTGACCCGCCGAACATCATCATCGCCAGCCGGGGCGGTCTGACGTTCAACGACTTCCTCGTGCACATGGCGCCGATGGTGATCGTGCTCATGGTGGTGTTCGTCGGGCTGTGCTGGCTGATGTTCGGGCGGGGTTTCCACCACGACCACGAGCGGGCGGCGGCCGTGATGGCGTTGGACGAGAAGGAGGCCATCTCCGACCGGCGGCTGCTGTGGCAGTCGCTGGCCGTGCTGGGCCTGGTGATGGTCGCGTTCGTGTTGCACCCGGTGCTGCACTACGAGCCGTCCGTGGTGGCGTTGCTCGGGGCGGGCATGCTGGTGGCGGCCACCAAGGTGACGACCGAGGACGCCATCGCCGAGGTGGAGTGGCCCACGCTGGTGTTCTTCGCCGGGCTGTTCGTCATGGTCGGCGCTCTGGTGGAGACCGGCGTCATCGAGCAGCTCTCGCAGGCGGCGGTGGAGGCGACGGCGGGGCGGCTGGAGCTGGCCTCGATGGTCCTCCTGGGCGCCTCCGCGGTGCTGTCGGCCATCGTGGACAACATCCCGTACGTCGCGACCATGAGCCCGATCGTGGCGGAGCTGGTGCAGGCGAGCGGCGGTGAGCAGGCGCAGGTGCTGTGGTGGGCGCTCGCCTTCGGCGCCGACCTCGGCGGCAATGCCACAGCCGTGGGGGCGGCGGCCAACGTCGTGGTGCTCGGTATCGCCGCCCGCAACGGGACGCCGATCAGCTTCTGGCAGTTCACCAAGTACGGCCTGATGGTGGCCACGGTGACCGTCGTCCTGACGGCCCCGTACCTGTGGCTGCGCTACCTCGTGTGA
- a CDS encoding ABC transporter ATP-binding protein: MTGKPAVLISGLTKTFGPVHALDGLDLTVRTGEVHGFLGPNGAGKTTTLRILLGLLRADGGHAELLGADPWRDAVELHRRLAYVPGDVVLWPTLSGGEAIDLLGRLRGGLDARRRKTLLERFDLDPTKKGRAYSKGNRQKVALIAALSSNVELLLLDEPTSGLDPLMEAIFRECVNEERDNGRTVLLSSHILSEVEALCDQVTIIRDGRAVESGTLTQLRHLTRTSITADLEQVPDLPGVHGLSVDGTRVRFEVDAERLGETLRLLTQAGVRGLTCRPPTLEELFLRHYQGTS, encoded by the coding sequence ATGACGGGCAAACCCGCAGTGCTCATCAGCGGACTCACCAAGACCTTCGGCCCCGTGCACGCCCTGGACGGGCTCGACCTCACCGTCCGCACCGGCGAGGTCCACGGCTTCCTCGGCCCCAACGGCGCCGGCAAGACCACCACGTTGCGCATCCTGCTGGGGCTGCTGCGCGCCGACGGCGGCCATGCCGAGCTGCTGGGCGCCGACCCCTGGCGCGACGCGGTGGAGCTGCACCGGCGCCTGGCCTACGTGCCGGGCGACGTGGTGCTGTGGCCGACGCTGTCGGGAGGTGAGGCCATCGACCTGCTCGGACGGCTGCGCGGCGGCCTCGACGCGCGCCGCAGGAAGACACTGCTGGAACGCTTCGACCTCGACCCCACCAAGAAGGGGCGAGCCTACTCCAAGGGCAACCGCCAGAAGGTCGCGCTGATCGCGGCGCTGTCGTCGAACGTGGAGCTGCTGCTGCTCGACGAGCCGACCTCCGGTCTGGACCCGCTGATGGAGGCCATCTTCCGCGAGTGCGTCAACGAGGAGCGGGACAACGGCAGAACCGTCCTGCTGTCCAGTCACATCCTGTCCGAGGTCGAGGCGCTGTGCGACCAGGTCACCATCATCCGCGACGGTCGCGCCGTGGAGAGCGGCACGCTGACCCAGCTACGTCACCTGACCCGCACCTCCATCACCGCCGACCTCGAGCAGGTCCCCGACCTGCCGGGCGTGCACGGGCTGAGCGTCGACGGCACCCGGGTGCGCTTCGAGGTCGACGCCGAGCGGCTGGGCGAGACCTTACGCCTGCTCACCCAAGCGGGTGTGCGCGGGCTCACCTGCCGGCCGCCCACCCTCGAAGAGCTGTTCCTGCGCCACTACCAGGGCACGTCGTGA
- a CDS encoding GbsR/MarR family transcriptional regulator, with product MSEVEEFVEDAGLYFERLGLSRTAGRAVGWLLASPDGTADAPELCERLGVAKSSLSVALRQLESGGLVTRYRPPQQRRDRYRLEEDVFGRAFRAKMTEFAAFTALAEHGLRAVGDAPGPRRRLESMRDMYAFMAREFPRLLDRWDQERSGS from the coding sequence GTGAGTGAAGTGGAGGAGTTCGTCGAGGACGCCGGGCTGTACTTCGAGCGGCTGGGCCTGAGCCGCACGGCGGGCCGGGCCGTCGGGTGGCTGCTGGCCAGCCCGGACGGCACGGCGGACGCGCCGGAGTTGTGCGAGAGGCTGGGCGTGGCCAAAAGCAGCCTGAGCGTCGCGCTGCGACAGTTGGAGAGTGGTGGGCTGGTCACCCGCTACCGCCCGCCGCAGCAACGCCGCGATCGTTACCGGCTGGAGGAGGACGTGTTCGGCCGGGCGTTCCGCGCGAAGATGACCGAGTTCGCGGCGTTCACCGCGCTGGCCGAACACGGGTTGCGGGCCGTCGGCGACGCACCGGGGCCCAGGCGCCGGCTGGAATCGATGCGCGACATGTACGCGTTCATGGCGCGCGAGTTCCCCAGGCTCCTGGACCGCTGGGACCAGGAACGCTCCGGTTCCTGA
- a CDS encoding SDR family NAD(P)-dependent oxidoreductase, producing the protein MEKLTIAVTGANSGIGLRAAQLLAAGGHRVLALCRDPRRGADAVATMERGELVVVDLADPASVEAAAAAVAARTDRVDVLINNAAVFDQTVREAVITPAGHELFWATNHLGPFRLTALLSPLLAAAPHPRVINVASKGLLTMPRIRIRFGELDRPDWYTPTRAYYHAKLAQIMFTFTLAERGGGRLDAVCVRVPSVRLDPGRVRALPPLLRALYAPKNRLALPAERLGETYARLARGEGPAAGYLDEKLRPVRAPAHAYDPAARERLWNLSEQAAGDPSWAW; encoded by the coding sequence ATGGAGAAGCTCACCATCGCCGTCACGGGAGCCAACTCCGGCATCGGGCTGCGCGCCGCGCAGCTGCTGGCCGCCGGCGGGCACCGCGTGCTCGCTCTGTGCCGGGACCCCCGCCGGGGCGCGGATGCCGTCGCCACGATGGAGCGGGGCGAGCTGGTCGTCGTCGATCTCGCCGACCCCGCCTCGGTCGAGGCGGCGGCAGCGGCCGTCGCAGCCCGGACGGACCGGGTCGACGTGCTGATCAACAACGCGGCCGTCTTCGACCAGACCGTGCGTGAGGCGGTCATCACCCCGGCTGGGCACGAGCTGTTCTGGGCGACCAACCATCTCGGGCCCTTCCGGCTCACCGCGCTGCTCAGCCCCCTGCTGGCCGCCGCGCCGCACCCCAGGGTGATCAACGTGGCGAGCAAGGGCCTGCTCACCATGCCGCGCATCAGGATCCGCTTCGGCGAACTGGACCGGCCGGACTGGTACACCCCGACGCGGGCGTACTACCACGCCAAGCTGGCGCAGATCATGTTCACCTTCACCCTGGCCGAGCGCGGCGGCGGCCGGCTCGACGCCGTCTGCGTGCGCGTCCCGTCCGTCCGCCTCGACCCCGGGCGGGTGCGGGCGCTGCCTCCACTGCTACGAGCCCTGTACGCGCCCAAGAACCGGCTGGCGCTGCCCGCTGAGCGGCTCGGCGAGACCTACGCACGCCTGGCCCGCGGGGAAGGGCCTGCCGCCGGCTACCTGGACGAGAAGCTCCGCCCGGTCAGGGCGCCCGCCCACGCCTACGACCCGGCGGCGCGTGAGCGGCTCTGGAACCTGTCCGAGCAGGCCGCGGGCGACCCGTCCTGGGCGTGGTGA
- a CDS encoding ABC transporter permease — MTGTLQLVRLALRRDRVLLPVWIIVITGAVAGTASAIAELYPGMEQRVALGVTIGSTPALQALTGPVFDPGSIGGLTAWRATTLATVLAAMVSVLVVTRHTRAEEETGRAELVGACAVGRHAIGSAAVLVAGGANLVIALLLTLALAGQGLPVAGSLAFGLAVAGVGWAFTGVAVVAAQLTEHARTANGLSFAALGLAFLLRAAGDAAGVEALSWLSPLGWAQRVRAFAGERWWVVCLFALAGVALVGLAALLAGRRDLGAGLLPPRTGPGGAGRRLSSPSALAWRLHRGALAGWAAGFAVVGTMLGALADSVGDVVGDNPQLAAILARMGGAGALVDTFLAAETGLLGLVAGGYAVQATLRLQGEESALRAEAVLATAVSRVRWTLSHLVLALGGTVAVMTAGGLAAGIAHGIRSGDPGGQLVRLVAAAWVQVPAAWVLAGIAMLLIGSAPRLTALAWAALVGFALLGQLGEVLQLEDWLQGLSPYAHLPQAPGGDVSASPLVWLTAVAALLVLTGIGSFRLRDLTAG, encoded by the coding sequence GTGACCGGGACCCTGCAACTGGTGCGGCTGGCGCTCCGGCGCGACCGGGTGCTGTTGCCAGTGTGGATCATCGTCATCACGGGAGCCGTGGCAGGCACGGCCTCGGCCATCGCCGAGCTGTACCCCGGGATGGAGCAGCGGGTGGCGCTGGGCGTCACGATCGGCTCCACGCCCGCGCTGCAGGCGCTCACCGGCCCGGTGTTCGACCCCGGCTCGATCGGCGGGCTGACGGCCTGGCGGGCCACCACTCTGGCCACCGTCCTGGCCGCGATGGTGAGCGTCCTGGTGGTCACCCGGCACACCCGCGCGGAGGAGGAGACCGGACGGGCCGAGCTGGTCGGGGCCTGCGCGGTCGGCCGCCACGCCATCGGCTCGGCCGCCGTCCTCGTGGCAGGCGGGGCGAACCTTGTCATCGCCCTGTTGCTCACTCTCGCTCTGGCCGGCCAGGGGTTGCCTGTTGCCGGATCGCTGGCCTTCGGGCTTGCCGTGGCCGGCGTGGGGTGGGCATTCACCGGGGTGGCCGTGGTGGCGGCGCAGCTGACCGAGCACGCCCGTACCGCCAACGGGCTGAGCTTCGCGGCGCTGGGGCTGGCCTTCCTGCTGCGGGCGGCGGGTGACGCGGCGGGAGTCGAGGCGCTGTCGTGGTTGTCGCCGCTGGGCTGGGCACAGCGCGTGCGGGCCTTCGCCGGCGAGCGCTGGTGGGTCGTCTGCCTGTTCGCGCTGGCCGGAGTGGCGCTCGTCGGGCTGGCGGCGCTGCTGGCCGGACGGCGCGATCTGGGCGCCGGGCTGCTGCCGCCAAGGACCGGGCCGGGCGGTGCCGGACGGCGTCTGTCCAGTCCGTCGGCGCTGGCCTGGCGTCTCCATCGGGGTGCGCTGGCCGGCTGGGCGGCCGGGTTCGCCGTCGTCGGGACGATGCTCGGCGCCCTGGCCGACAGCGTGGGTGACGTGGTCGGCGACAACCCGCAGCTTGCCGCGATCCTGGCCAGGATGGGCGGCGCGGGCGCGCTCGTCGACACCTTCCTCGCCGCGGAGACAGGACTGCTCGGGCTCGTCGCCGGCGGCTACGCCGTTCAGGCGACGCTGCGGTTGCAGGGCGAGGAGTCGGCTCTGCGCGCCGAGGCGGTGCTGGCCACAGCCGTCTCGCGGGTGCGGTGGACGCTCAGCCACCTGGTCCTGGCCCTGGGCGGCACCGTGGCGGTCATGACCGCGGGCGGACTGGCGGCGGGGATCGCCCATGGCATCCGCTCCGGCGATCCCGGCGGGCAACTCGTGCGGCTGGTGGCGGCCGCCTGGGTCCAGGTTCCCGCGGCCTGGGTGCTCGCCGGGATCGCGATGCTGCTGATCGGCTCGGCACCGAGGCTGACCGCACTGGCCTGGGCCGCCCTCGTGGGCTTCGCACTGCTCGGCCAACTCGGCGAGGTGCTGCAACTGGAGGATTGGCTGCAGGGCCTGTCCCCCTATGCCCACCTGCCACAGGCGCCCGGCGGCGATGTGAGTGCGTCGCCGCTCGTCTGGCTCACTGCCGTGGCCGCGCTGCTCGTCCTGACCGGCATCGGCTCCTTCCGGCTGCGGGATCTGACCGCCGGCTGA
- a CDS encoding CBS domain-containing protein, which yields MLLRARDLLADFPTVGLDSPVIEAARMLADHDLPGLIVIGDDGAPFTILPGTEVLRLAVPRYCQDDPALARVVDEAHADAFLDGLSDRTVREALPRQKRELPVTDPGATVLELAALMARTRSPLVAVVDGGRLAGAVTLQALLDRVLAA from the coding sequence GTGCTCTTGCGCGCCCGAGACCTGCTTGCCGACTTTCCCACGGTCGGGTTGGACTCACCCGTGATCGAGGCGGCCAGGATGCTGGCCGACCACGATCTGCCCGGTCTCATCGTGATCGGCGATGACGGAGCTCCGTTCACGATCCTGCCCGGTACCGAGGTATTGCGGCTGGCCGTCCCCCGCTACTGCCAGGACGATCCCGCGCTGGCGCGGGTGGTGGACGAGGCGCACGCCGATGCGTTCCTGGACGGGCTGAGCGACCGCACGGTGCGTGAGGCGCTGCCACGGCAGAAGCGCGAGCTGCCGGTCACCGACCCTGGTGCCACGGTGCTCGAACTGGCCGCGTTGATGGCCCGGACCCGCAGCCCGCTGGTCGCCGTCGTCGACGGCGGGCGCCTGGCCGGAGCGGTGACGCTGCAAGCCCTGCTGGACCGGGTGCTCGCGGCGTGA